The Cardinium endosymbiont cEper1 of Encarsia pergandiella nucleotide sequence AATATAGTGGTCTGATTGGCGCTATAGGTAAAGCAATAGAGTAGCATCATGGATTATAAGCAACAAAACATTACTATTCTGCAGTATCTGTTTTGGAATACAGATTATGTGTCAATATATTTTTGTTACAGGGAGAGTCGTTGCTTCGTTAGGAAAAGGGGTATGTGCAGCGAGTATAGCAGCACTATTGCAAGCGC carries:
- a CDS encoding CTP synthase; the protein is MCQYIFVTGRVVASLGKGVCAASIAALLQARGYCINLKKLDP